A region from the Variovorax sp. V93 genome encodes:
- a CDS encoding Bug family tripartite tricarboxylate transporter substrate binding protein, producing the protein MPTPSLIPARRRLLAVAASTLAVAGWAPCAAMAQAWPSRPVTIVVPFPAGGGTDVAIRSIQPLLQKELGQPVIIDNRAGAGGTIGSAYVAKAAPDGYTAVLATTSTHAVSVSVYPNLPYAPERDFVYAGFVATSPYVLAVHPSVRARDVKGLVELLKKNPQHYSFASVGAGTVSHLLGEQFKAYAGVPLVHVPYRGAAPAYTDLMGGQVQLMFDNPAGLVPSIRAGRLIALATTAPNALLGEVPTFAQQGIPNFTQSLWYGLAFPKGTPAPVVQRMNQALNKVLADRAVSADFAAKGLNARPGTPAELQAAVKADIPYWSRIAKDVGAKID; encoded by the coding sequence GTGCCAACACCCTCCCTCATTCCCGCGCGTCGCCGTTTGCTGGCGGTCGCCGCTTCCACCCTCGCCGTTGCTGGCTGGGCGCCTTGCGCAGCCATGGCGCAGGCCTGGCCCAGCCGCCCGGTCACCATCGTCGTGCCCTTCCCCGCCGGCGGGGGAACCGACGTGGCCATTCGCAGCATCCAGCCGCTACTGCAGAAGGAACTGGGCCAGCCGGTCATCATCGACAACCGCGCAGGGGCCGGCGGAACCATTGGGTCGGCCTACGTCGCCAAGGCAGCGCCCGACGGCTATACCGCCGTGCTGGCCACCACGAGCACCCATGCGGTCAGCGTGAGCGTCTACCCCAACCTGCCTTACGCGCCCGAGCGCGACTTCGTCTACGCCGGGTTTGTCGCTACTTCGCCATATGTGCTTGCGGTTCATCCGTCCGTGCGTGCCAGAGACGTGAAGGGGCTGGTCGAGTTGCTGAAGAAAAATCCGCAGCACTACAGCTTCGCTTCGGTGGGCGCCGGGACCGTGTCGCACCTGCTGGGCGAGCAGTTCAAGGCCTACGCCGGCGTGCCGCTGGTGCATGTCCCGTATCGCGGCGCCGCCCCGGCCTACACGGACCTCATGGGTGGACAGGTGCAGCTGATGTTCGACAACCCGGCAGGCCTGGTGCCCTCGATCCGCGCCGGCAGGCTCATCGCCCTGGCCACGACCGCGCCCAATGCGCTGCTGGGCGAAGTGCCCACCTTCGCGCAGCAGGGAATCCCCAACTTCACGCAGTCGCTCTGGTATGGCCTGGCCTTTCCCAAGGGCACGCCGGCCCCCGTGGTGCAACGCATGAACCAGGCCTTGAACAAGGTACTGGCAGACCGCGCGGTTTCCGCCGACTTCGCCGCCAAGGGCCTCAATGCGCGCCCTGGCACCCCCGCCGAACTGCAGGCCGCGGTCAAGGCCGACATCCCCTACTGGAGCCGCATTGCAAAGGACGTGGGAGCCAAGATTGACTGA
- a CDS encoding PhzF family phenazine biosynthesis protein translates to MTDRDPSLPHLSPPATGELRLVDVFIGGPGGGNPVPLVADASQMSTQDMLGIARATGHESAFVLEPSNANANWRLRFFVPQHEMEMCGHATVGTLWAMRQWGLWTSPVARIETLSGLVEAEWDERGQCVWVSQPAVQATALPPEDAARVAAVLGLNGDSIPAMANASTSRVKTLVPMRDVASLHALRPDFPAMEALCLSIGSTGLYPYAFGDANEAGEPVLVARQFPRASGYPEDAATGIAAAALWGHLAANGDVPVGTAMAPITCTVRQGEAMGRPSAIAVRARFAGTAAPTGCWLSGKVAWSLTPT, encoded by the coding sequence TTGACTGATCGCGATCCGTCCCTGCCCCACCTCTCGCCACCGGCCACCGGAGAACTGCGCCTGGTGGACGTCTTCATCGGCGGCCCCGGCGGCGGCAACCCCGTCCCGCTGGTCGCCGATGCTTCGCAAATGTCCACGCAGGACATGCTGGGCATCGCCCGCGCCACGGGCCACGAATCGGCATTCGTGCTCGAGCCCTCGAATGCGAACGCCAACTGGCGGTTGCGCTTCTTCGTGCCCCAGCATGAAATGGAAATGTGCGGTCACGCCACCGTCGGCACCCTGTGGGCCATGCGGCAGTGGGGCCTGTGGACATCGCCGGTGGCGCGCATCGAAACGCTGAGCGGCCTGGTTGAGGCCGAGTGGGACGAGCGCGGCCAATGCGTGTGGGTGTCTCAGCCGGCGGTCCAGGCGACAGCGTTGCCGCCGGAGGACGCGGCCCGCGTTGCAGCGGTGCTCGGACTGAATGGCGACAGCATCCCGGCGATGGCCAATGCAAGCACCAGCCGAGTCAAGACCCTCGTTCCGATGCGCGACGTGGCTTCGTTGCATGCGCTGCGGCCCGACTTCCCAGCCATGGAGGCCCTGTGCCTGTCGATTGGCTCCACTGGGCTGTACCCCTATGCATTCGGCGACGCGAACGAAGCGGGCGAGCCGGTGCTGGTTGCGCGCCAGTTTCCGAGGGCGTCCGGCTATCCAGAGGATGCGGCGACGGGCATTGCCGCGGCGGCCCTTTGGGGCCACCTGGCGGCCAACGGCGATGTCCCCGTCGGCACGGCCATGGCGCCAATCACCTGCACCGTGCGACAGGGCGAGGCGATGGGACGACCATCCGCCATTGCCGTTCGCGCACGCTTCGCCGGAACAGCGGCACCAACCGGCTGCTGGCTCAGCGGCAAGGTGGCCTGGAGCCTGACGCCAACGTAA
- a CDS encoding helix-turn-helix transcriptional regulator: protein MARVPPPPEERHPALVAFGQAVRNRRKAMNFSQESFADECGIDRSYMGGVERGERNLAMVNMMKIIDALGVQPSEFFKALDKPTKKNKSA from the coding sequence ATGGCCCGAGTACCACCCCCACCAGAAGAAAGACACCCCGCGCTGGTGGCTTTTGGCCAGGCCGTGCGAAACCGGCGGAAGGCGATGAATTTTTCGCAAGAGTCGTTCGCCGACGAGTGCGGGATCGACCGAAGCTACATGGGCGGCGTAGAACGCGGCGAACGCAACCTCGCCATGGTGAACATGATGAAAATCATCGACGCCCTGGGCGTGCAGCCCTCGGAGTTCTTCAAGGCGCTGGATAAGCCCACCAAGAAGAACAAGTCTGCGTAG
- a CDS encoding haloacid dehalogenase-like hydrolase, with the protein MNRKKATMAIAYDFDGTLAPGNMQEHQFLPDIGMTPAAFWREVHETAKQCQADEVLVYMNLMLRKASAHNVPVRRDDFKSRGKSIKLFEGVADWFTRISTYAKSRGVDVKHYLISSGNAEIFAGTPIAKRFEAVFASKYLFDANGVAQWPALAINYTTKTQYLFRINKGVTDISDNAAVNKFIPKADRTVPFENIVFIGDGATDIPCFRLVKEQGGLSVAVYAPNKHGGKTKAAKYLDDGRVHSVVPANYTDGSVLDKIIKARVDEVAARCALRSLMRS; encoded by the coding sequence ATGAACCGGAAGAAGGCCACTATGGCCATTGCTTATGATTTCGACGGCACCTTGGCGCCAGGCAACATGCAGGAGCACCAGTTCCTGCCTGACATCGGAATGACGCCCGCGGCGTTCTGGAGGGAGGTGCACGAGACGGCCAAGCAATGCCAAGCTGACGAAGTGCTGGTGTACATGAATCTCATGTTGCGCAAAGCTAGTGCGCACAACGTGCCGGTGCGGCGAGACGACTTCAAGAGCCGCGGTAAGTCAATTAAGCTGTTCGAGGGAGTGGCCGACTGGTTTACGCGAATCAGCACCTACGCCAAGTCGAGAGGTGTGGACGTCAAGCACTATCTCATATCGTCCGGCAATGCGGAGATCTTCGCCGGCACGCCAATTGCCAAGCGCTTCGAGGCCGTGTTTGCGTCCAAATACCTCTTCGACGCGAATGGCGTTGCACAATGGCCCGCGTTGGCGATCAACTACACGACGAAAACGCAGTATCTATTCCGCATCAACAAGGGAGTCACGGATATCAGCGACAACGCTGCGGTCAACAAGTTCATACCCAAAGCCGACCGCACGGTGCCGTTCGAGAACATCGTCTTTATCGGCGATGGTGCGACCGATATACCCTGCTTTCGGCTGGTGAAGGAACAAGGCGGCCTGTCCGTCGCGGTCTATGCGCCGAACAAACATGGCGGAAAAACCAAGGCTGCGAAGTACCTGGACGACGGGCGAGTCCACTCTGTCGTGCCCGCGAACTATACCGATGGCTCGGTTCTTGACAAGATTATCAAGGCTCGGGTCGACGAAGTCGCCGCGCGGTGTGCACTGCGAAGCCTTATGAGATCGTAA
- a CDS encoding DarT ssDNA thymidine ADP-ribosyltransferase family protein, whose product MATTVQEYVAERGINSLMHFTRVSNLDSIMARGLVPRNTLVAEGYASFNDQYRFDQTNAVCVTIGFPNYKMFHGCKKDHPDERWVVLVIRPAALWMLDCAFCVTNAASNMVTAIPLANRKGLAAMQGMYADWPTKARADLAIPDAYPTNPQAEVLMLNGVPRNYIMGIITLNEAVRLELLMKFPGVDIRAMAAYHRWRKDYQHW is encoded by the coding sequence ATGGCAACAACAGTACAAGAGTACGTGGCCGAACGTGGCATCAATTCTTTGATGCATTTCACTCGCGTCAGCAATCTAGACTCGATCATGGCTCGCGGCTTGGTGCCGCGAAACACGCTAGTCGCGGAGGGATACGCCAGCTTCAACGATCAGTACCGCTTCGATCAGACGAATGCGGTGTGCGTGACGATCGGGTTTCCGAACTACAAGATGTTCCACGGATGCAAGAAGGACCACCCTGACGAGAGGTGGGTCGTTCTCGTAATTCGTCCTGCCGCGCTGTGGATGCTTGATTGCGCGTTCTGCGTCACTAACGCTGCCTCCAACATGGTGACAGCAATCCCTCTTGCCAACCGTAAGGGACTGGCTGCGATGCAAGGGATGTATGCGGACTGGCCGACTAAAGCGCGCGCGGACCTCGCGATCCCGGACGCGTATCCGACAAATCCCCAAGCAGAGGTTCTGATGCTGAACGGTGTTCCTCGGAACTACATCATGGGCATCATCACTCTGAATGAGGCCGTAAGATTAGAGCTACTCATGAAGTTCCCCGGCGTCGACATCAGGGCAATGGCCGCCTACCACCGCTGGCGTAAGGACTATCAACACTGGTGA
- a CDS encoding 3'-5' exonuclease — protein sequence MAVLIPALSTCVARMTSGERRLAERLQQKLDDDYLLWFDVPIGPKQCHPDFVVLHPRRGLLILETKDWRLDTIQKASRGDWLIAPDGVPKSVPNPIEQARHQALQVVDALKRDAQLIQHEGKWQGMLTFPWSYGVVFTRITRKQFEAAGLGSAIEPNRVVCSDEMLEDAEPEAFQSRLWDMFPQLMRGTLSLPQIDRVRWNLFPEVRVPEQGALFDDADDKATIPDLLRVMDLQQEQLARSLGEGHRVIHGVAGSGKTMILGYRAEYLAKAATDLHKPVLVLCYNEPLAVKLHVTMQAKGLAERVHVRHFHKWCRDQLVAFGQPLPPNDLAVSAKMDQMVQNVIDGVDRKMIPSGQYMAVLVDEGHDFAPEWLKLVTQMVDPTTNSLLLLYDDAQSIYDKRRGKAFSFKSVGVQAQGRTTILKINYRNTRQILQTASAMATELLRPQEKDDDGVPVVQPVSCGREGPEPIVIDLPSTRAQADRIAELMASAHNEGHAWGDMAVLCRSWALMDECAKALDRRRLPHKVRKGTNDFDPAADTIKVMTLHVSKGLEFPVVAVMGARQAVSGQEVLDKDDDALEEMRLFYVGATRATSRLIVANAIRQ from the coding sequence ATGGCTGTCTTGATTCCCGCGTTGAGCACTTGCGTCGCCCGCATGACCTCCGGCGAGCGCCGTCTGGCGGAGCGGCTGCAGCAGAAGCTCGACGACGATTACCTGCTGTGGTTCGACGTCCCCATCGGCCCCAAGCAGTGCCACCCCGACTTCGTCGTACTGCACCCTCGCCGCGGTTTGCTTATTCTCGAAACCAAGGATTGGCGGCTGGACACCATCCAGAAAGCCAGCCGCGGCGACTGGTTGATCGCGCCCGACGGTGTTCCCAAGAGCGTCCCCAATCCGATCGAGCAAGCCAGGCATCAAGCGCTGCAGGTCGTCGATGCTCTGAAGCGTGATGCCCAGCTGATCCAGCACGAAGGCAAGTGGCAAGGCATGCTGACCTTCCCGTGGAGCTATGGCGTCGTCTTCACGCGCATCACGCGCAAGCAGTTCGAGGCCGCAGGCCTTGGGAGCGCGATTGAGCCCAACCGTGTGGTCTGCTCCGACGAAATGCTGGAGGACGCCGAGCCCGAGGCTTTTCAGAGCCGGCTCTGGGACATGTTTCCGCAACTCATGCGCGGCACGCTGTCGTTGCCCCAGATCGACCGGGTGCGCTGGAACCTGTTTCCCGAGGTGCGCGTCCCCGAGCAGGGCGCGCTCTTCGACGATGCGGACGACAAGGCGACCATCCCCGACTTGCTGCGCGTGATGGACCTGCAGCAGGAACAACTGGCACGCAGCCTGGGCGAGGGCCACCGGGTCATTCATGGCGTCGCAGGATCCGGCAAGACCATGATCCTGGGTTACCGCGCCGAGTACCTGGCCAAGGCTGCGACCGACCTGCACAAGCCCGTGCTCGTGCTTTGCTACAACGAACCGCTGGCGGTCAAGCTGCACGTCACCATGCAGGCCAAGGGATTGGCCGAGCGCGTCCATGTCCGCCACTTTCACAAATGGTGCCGGGACCAGTTGGTGGCGTTCGGTCAGCCGCTGCCGCCTAACGACTTGGCAGTTAGCGCCAAGATGGACCAGATGGTGCAAAACGTCATCGACGGCGTGGACCGCAAGATGATTCCGTCAGGCCAGTACATGGCGGTGCTCGTCGACGAAGGCCACGACTTTGCGCCCGAATGGCTCAAGCTGGTCACCCAGATGGTTGACCCCACGACCAACAGCTTGCTGCTGTTGTACGACGATGCCCAGAGCATCTACGACAAGCGCCGAGGCAAGGCCTTCAGCTTCAAGAGCGTGGGCGTGCAGGCCCAAGGCCGCACGACCATCCTCAAGATCAATTACCGTAACACCCGGCAGATCCTGCAAACGGCAAGCGCGATGGCGACCGAGTTGCTGCGGCCCCAGGAGAAGGACGACGACGGCGTCCCGGTCGTCCAGCCCGTGAGCTGCGGCCGGGAGGGGCCGGAGCCCATCGTCATCGACCTGCCGAGCACCCGGGCGCAGGCCGACCGGATCGCAGAACTCATGGCCAGCGCGCACAACGAAGGGCACGCCTGGGGCGATATGGCGGTGCTGTGCCGAAGCTGGGCGTTGATGGACGAATGCGCCAAAGCCTTGGATCGTCGTCGCTTGCCGCACAAGGTACGCAAGGGCACGAACGACTTTGACCCCGCCGCGGACACCATCAAGGTGATGACGCTTCATGTCAGCAAGGGATTGGAATTCCCGGTGGTCGCGGTGATGGGGGCGCGCCAGGCGGTGTCGGGCCAAGAGGTGCTCGACAAGGACGACGACGCATTGGAAGAGATGCGCTTGTTCTACGTCGGTGCCACGCGCGCCACGTCCCGCCTCATTGTGGCCAACGCCATCCGGCAGTGA
- a CDS encoding DEAD/DEAH box helicase has translation MKFTLKDYQNDAVHDTLTNLKKARRRWHEDADKHAFSLTAVTGAGKTVMAAAVFEALFYGADEYDFDAEPGAVVIWFSDDPALNEQTRFRLMEASDRVPHSDLVVIETTFNRPKFEPRKIYFLNTQKLGKNSLLVRGFDGDEGGGLFPESRPDMHAYTIWDTIRNTIEDPALTLYLVLDEAHRGMGNPTKAAQNAKATLVLRLINGAHGVPGIPVVWGISATVNRFNLAMSGAQGRGTLPNVVVDAQKVQDSGLLKDTIVLDIPKDGEKFDTVIVRRAADKLKAATMAWTDYAQRQGDAEPVVPLMVLQVPNTPDPRDVGQALATIFQQCPELPTDCVAHVFGEHTTQQFGPYSVPYISPERVQDSTWVRVVVAKDAISTGWDCPRAEVMVSFRAALDRTHITQLLGRMVRTPLARRIPGNDQLNTVQCLLPLFDPKTAAAVADALMKGSSSGDDNDNDQPQAGRVLVNPATMTPNPDVPEEVWDKFESLPSQARPQRGARPPRRLTALAHELAIDNLLPDAGKKAHAELHKVLDAAQARWCDEIAAHRDQVLKVEGQSLVADMRRQAKTFNQFWEEADMAVIDDAFRRAARVLTPDIARTYTAALALRQAADVESEEYLEALNEARVAIAALGLLSDLQAYLDDEADKITKAWLSKYRVAIKGLSDARQEEYRQVREMSSEPQSSGLIRPEARDEATSTLDNETATPLPTYRDHLLCDAKGNYPADLNHWEQAVIATESQRAGFVCWYRNPQQPGQSSLGVAYRAGDQYKIVRPDFVFFAKQQDGTMVADIVDPHGYHLADALPKLQGLAEYAAAHAEAFRRVEAIAEVDKQLRVLDLGRADVREAVTQAKDVLALYRSDFAGDYQ, from the coding sequence ATGAAATTCACACTGAAGGACTATCAGAACGACGCGGTTCACGATACCTTGACCAACCTGAAGAAGGCCCGCAGGCGCTGGCACGAGGACGCCGATAAACATGCCTTCTCGCTGACCGCCGTCACGGGCGCAGGCAAGACCGTAATGGCCGCCGCCGTCTTCGAGGCGTTGTTCTACGGGGCCGACGAGTACGACTTCGACGCCGAGCCTGGCGCGGTAGTCATTTGGTTCAGTGATGACCCAGCGCTGAACGAGCAGACGCGCTTCCGACTGATGGAAGCCTCGGACCGCGTACCGCACAGCGATCTGGTGGTGATCGAAACCACGTTCAATCGACCGAAGTTCGAGCCACGGAAGATCTACTTCCTGAACACACAGAAGCTGGGCAAGAATAGCCTGTTGGTCCGTGGCTTCGACGGCGACGAAGGCGGCGGCCTTTTCCCCGAATCACGCCCGGACATGCACGCGTACACCATCTGGGACACGATCCGCAACACGATCGAAGATCCGGCGTTGACGCTGTACCTTGTGCTCGACGAGGCACACCGCGGCATGGGCAACCCGACGAAGGCCGCGCAGAACGCCAAGGCTACGCTGGTGCTGCGGCTGATCAATGGCGCGCACGGAGTGCCGGGCATTCCCGTGGTGTGGGGCATTTCGGCCACGGTGAACCGCTTCAACCTCGCCATGTCTGGCGCGCAGGGCCGGGGCACCCTGCCCAACGTGGTAGTGGACGCGCAGAAGGTGCAGGACTCAGGCCTGCTCAAGGACACGATCGTTCTGGACATTCCAAAGGACGGCGAGAAGTTCGACACCGTGATTGTGCGGCGCGCAGCCGACAAGCTGAAGGCGGCGACAATGGCCTGGACGGACTACGCCCAGCGCCAGGGCGATGCCGAGCCGGTCGTTCCGCTGATGGTGCTGCAGGTGCCCAACACACCGGACCCGCGGGACGTCGGTCAGGCGCTGGCGACCATCTTCCAGCAGTGCCCGGAACTGCCGACCGACTGCGTCGCCCACGTCTTCGGCGAACACACCACACAACAGTTTGGGCCTTACTCGGTGCCGTACATCTCGCCCGAGCGGGTGCAGGATTCGACCTGGGTGCGAGTAGTTGTGGCCAAAGACGCCATCAGCACCGGCTGGGACTGCCCACGCGCGGAAGTGATGGTGTCGTTCCGCGCCGCGTTAGACCGCACGCACATCACGCAACTGCTGGGCCGCATGGTGCGCACGCCGCTGGCCCGCCGCATCCCGGGCAATGACCAGTTGAACACGGTGCAGTGCCTGCTGCCGCTGTTCGACCCCAAGACCGCCGCGGCGGTAGCCGATGCGCTCATGAAGGGTAGCAGCAGCGGGGACGACAACGACAACGACCAGCCCCAGGCCGGGCGCGTGCTCGTCAACCCGGCGACGATGACGCCCAACCCAGACGTGCCCGAAGAAGTCTGGGATAAATTTGAGTCGTTGCCCAGCCAGGCCCGTCCACAGCGGGGCGCGCGGCCACCTCGGCGCCTGACCGCGCTGGCCCACGAACTGGCCATCGACAACCTGCTACCCGACGCAGGCAAGAAGGCCCATGCAGAACTGCACAAGGTGCTGGACGCCGCGCAAGCCCGATGGTGCGACGAGATCGCAGCTCATCGCGATCAGGTGTTGAAAGTTGAAGGTCAGTCGCTGGTGGCCGACATGCGCCGCCAGGCCAAGACCTTCAACCAGTTCTGGGAAGAGGCCGACATGGCGGTGATCGACGACGCCTTCCGACGCGCCGCCCGTGTCCTTACGCCAGACATCGCCCGCACCTACACTGCCGCACTGGCGTTGCGGCAAGCGGCTGACGTGGAAAGCGAGGAGTACCTCGAAGCCCTGAATGAGGCCCGCGTTGCCATCGCCGCGCTGGGCCTGCTGTCGGATCTACAAGCGTACCTGGACGACGAGGCTGACAAGATCACCAAGGCTTGGCTGTCGAAGTACCGCGTGGCCATCAAGGGCCTGTCGGACGCGCGACAGGAGGAGTACCGGCAGGTCAGGGAGATGAGCAGCGAGCCGCAAAGCTCGGGCCTGATCAGGCCCGAGGCTAGAGACGAGGCTACTTCCACACTGGATAACGAAACGGCCACGCCGCTGCCGACCTATCGTGACCACCTGCTCTGCGACGCCAAGGGCAACTATCCGGCCGACCTTAACCACTGGGAGCAGGCTGTCATCGCAACGGAAAGCCAGCGCGCCGGCTTCGTCTGTTGGTACCGCAACCCACAGCAGCCGGGCCAGTCTTCGCTGGGCGTGGCCTACCGCGCCGGCGACCAATACAAGATCGTCCGTCCCGACTTCGTCTTCTTCGCCAAGCAGCAAGACGGCACAATGGTTGCGGACATCGTCGATCCCCACGGCTATCACTTGGCGGACGCGCTGCCGAAACTGCAGGGCTTGGCCGAGTACGCCGCTGCACATGCAGAAGCCTTCAGGCGAGTCGAAGCGATCGCCGAAGTGGACAAGCAACTGCGGGTACTTGACCTGGGGCGCGCAGACGTTCGTGAGGCTGTAACCCAAGCGAAAGATGTGCTTGCCCTCTACCGCAGCGATTTCGCCGGCGATTACCAGTAG
- a CDS encoding site-specific DNA-methyltransferase, giving the protein MSRLTDLISQAKAKDSQLGADLEREFKVLSARLPFGLNFERHSPEAVELPRRPVRKGDKVRVLPARGTATNGNTRLWRVARIHKSGQDKVADLELLDEPRADAQTVALDALVVVAEFRDTIYPGLVSTGRVERGGAKPCHTVINGENYHVLKALTYTHRGKVDVIYIDPPYNTGAKDWKYNNDYVEGDDLYRHSKWLAMMERRLLVAKELLNPIDSVLIVTIDEKEYLRLGLLLEQVFPEASMEMVTSVISAKGVARFGQFSRVEEFIYFVRIGASVVQLGERNMLDDSRSATAQIGREIEWLGLRRREPTARRGARPNQFYPIFVGVESGHIRSIGAAITDDVDRTTVVAPKGTFAVWPLRPNGNEGLWGITPETASRYLQEGFIRSRNHNPALSQAAIHYLPSGTVDAIKEGQIEITGRDPDGAVRGVYLDRKGVIPKRVWNVPAHNAESGGSLVLSKLIPGRRFPFPKSVFAVEDTLRFFVSQNRDAVVLDFFSGSGTTAHAVMRLNRQDGGQRQCICVTNNEVAADEQKALRERGLRPGDAEWEQWGICDHITKPRVAAAITGLTPDGEPIQGDYKFTDEFPIAEGFEENAEFFNLSYEAPVAVSHHAAFARIAPLLWLRAGSRGRRIERLPAAGWAVVDAYGLLADVDSAGPFCKAVAVAEGLRIAYIVTDDERRFQAITRQLPRGVEPVRLYESYLTNFSFVNGD; this is encoded by the coding sequence ATGTCTCGACTCACCGACCTGATCTCCCAAGCCAAGGCCAAGGATTCACAGCTTGGCGCCGACCTTGAGCGCGAGTTCAAAGTGCTGTCCGCGCGCCTGCCCTTCGGCCTGAACTTCGAGCGGCACAGCCCCGAAGCCGTGGAACTGCCCCGACGGCCGGTGCGTAAGGGCGACAAAGTACGTGTGCTGCCAGCGCGCGGCACCGCTACGAACGGCAACACACGGTTGTGGCGCGTGGCGCGCATCCACAAGTCTGGCCAAGACAAGGTGGCCGACCTGGAACTACTGGACGAGCCTCGGGCCGACGCGCAGACCGTGGCCCTGGACGCTCTGGTGGTGGTGGCTGAGTTCCGCGACACGATCTATCCCGGACTGGTCAGCACCGGACGCGTGGAGCGCGGCGGCGCCAAGCCCTGCCACACCGTGATCAACGGCGAGAACTACCACGTGCTGAAGGCCCTGACCTACACGCACCGCGGCAAGGTGGACGTGATCTACATCGATCCGCCGTACAACACTGGGGCGAAGGACTGGAAGTACAACAACGACTATGTTGAAGGCGATGATCTGTACCGTCACAGCAAGTGGCTGGCGATGATGGAGCGACGGTTGTTGGTCGCAAAGGAACTGCTCAATCCGATCGACTCGGTGCTGATTGTCACGATCGACGAGAAGGAGTACCTGCGGCTGGGCTTGTTGCTGGAGCAGGTGTTTCCCGAAGCATCTATGGAGATGGTGACGTCGGTCATTAGCGCGAAGGGCGTGGCGCGCTTTGGTCAGTTTTCGCGCGTCGAGGAGTTCATCTACTTCGTTCGTATAGGTGCGTCCGTCGTTCAACTTGGCGAGCGCAACATGTTGGATGATTCCCGGTCTGCCACAGCACAGATAGGCCGTGAGATTGAGTGGCTCGGCCTGCGCCGCCGCGAACCGACCGCGCGCCGGGGTGCTCGCCCAAATCAGTTCTACCCGATCTTCGTAGGCGTGGAATCGGGACACATTCGTTCCATCGGCGCAGCGATCACCGATGACGTTGATCGAACTACGGTAGTCGCGCCTAAGGGGACGTTCGCAGTCTGGCCGTTGCGGCCGAACGGCAATGAAGGACTTTGGGGCATCACACCTGAAACGGCGTCGCGCTACTTGCAAGAGGGATTCATTCGGTCCAGGAACCACAACCCTGCGCTCAGTCAAGCGGCAATCCACTACCTTCCGAGCGGGACTGTCGACGCGATCAAAGAGGGGCAGATCGAAATTACCGGGCGCGATCCGGATGGCGCGGTCCGAGGCGTTTACCTTGATCGCAAGGGCGTGATCCCCAAGCGCGTTTGGAACGTGCCCGCGCATAACGCTGAGAGCGGCGGCTCCCTGGTTCTCAGCAAGCTAATCCCCGGACGCCGGTTCCCATTTCCAAAGTCAGTGTTCGCTGTAGAGGACACATTGCGCTTCTTTGTCAGTCAGAATCGAGATGCAGTTGTCCTCGACTTCTTTTCCGGCTCCGGTACCACGGCACACGCTGTAATGCGATTAAACCGTCAGGACGGAGGCCAGCGCCAATGCATTTGCGTCACCAACAACGAGGTCGCGGCCGACGAACAGAAGGCGCTGCGTGAGAGGGGGCTGCGCCCCGGCGATGCCGAATGGGAGCAGTGGGGCATTTGCGACCACATCACTAAGCCTCGCGTGGCCGCTGCCATCACCGGCCTCACTCCCGACGGCGAGCCAATCCAAGGCGACTACAAGTTCACCGACGAATTCCCAATAGCCGAAGGCTTCGAGGAGAACGCTGAGTTCTTCAATCTGAGCTATGAAGCACCCGTCGCCGTTAGTCACCACGCCGCCTTCGCCCGCATCGCCCCTCTACTGTGGCTGCGTGCGGGCAGTCGCGGGCGCCGCATCGAAAGGCTTCCTGCCGCTGGCTGGGCAGTAGTGGACGCCTACGGCCTGCTGGCTGACGTGGACTCCGCTGGCCCCTTCTGCAAGGCCGTCGCCGTAGCGGAAGGTTTACGCATCGCTTACATCGTGACCGATGACGAACGACGCTTCCAAGCCATCACGCGCCAATTGCCCCGTGGGGTTGAGCCGGTACGGCTGTACGAGTCGTACCTGACCAACTTCAGTTTTGTTAATGGGGACTGA